The segment TCATCTGTTCCAGTCGCAACAAGTTGAATCGATTCAGATATTTCATTAGAAGCTGATTGATTTTGGATTGAAGACGCTGCTAGCTCCTCAGATGTAGCTGATAATTGTTGCGATTCATGCGCAATTTTTTGCATCGTTTCTTTCAAACTGTTTGACATCGTATTGAAATTCCTACCCATATCCCCAATTTCATCATTTACCTTTACCGTAACTTGTTGCGTTAAATCACCTTTAGACATCGCTAAAGATAAATCACTAATACTATTAATTCTATTCGTTATACGTAAACTCATAATAATAGAAGCGATGACAGCAAGGATTGCAATAACTCCACCTATTACGAAAAGCATTGTTCTTATGAAAGTCGCTGTACTTAAAATTTCAGCCTTCTCGATGACAGCAATATACTTCCAGCCATCAATTTCTGAAGAGATTGTATTGAACACATAGTCTTCTCCATCTAATTTCGTTTCAAATATGCCATCCTCTTCGGAAAATTCTAATGAAGGGATATTTAATGAAGAAATTGGTTGGAAATTCAATTCAGGATCTCTTGGATGTGCAAGGATTGTCCCATCTTCTTGTGCAAGAATGACATACCCATTTTCACCGATACTTACTTCCTTAATAATATCTGTTAAGCCGTCTAAACTTACATCTAAGCCTAACACACCTATTTGTTTGCCATCTTTTTCAATCGATACAACATTACTTACGATAATTCCTTCTATACCCGTTGCTGCATAAGCACTTGTTAATTTTACTTTTCCTGGTTCTTCAACACCCGCGCTGTACCAAGGGCGATCTCTCGGATCAAAACCAGCTGGCACGGGGCCTTCTGGATATTGAATATAACCGCCATCCGATGTACCCATATAAACATAAGGGGCATTAGGATGACTATCACTAAAACGAGAAAACACATCAAAAATAGCTTTCTCCTTATCCCCATTTGCTGAAGGTGTCATATCGAGTGAACCTTCTCCCGCAATGTCTTTATAAGAAGTAATACTCGAATCAGCATCTACAACGAAACGGTCATTCGCTAATAAATTGACGTTTTCCCTAATCGTTTCAAAGTATAGAGCAATTCCGTTATCCACTTATTTAATTTCTCTTTCACTGAAAGTAATATAATCGTCCTTCGTTTTTTTGCTAACGGTTCCGTTAACTAAAACTCCAATAAAAACTATCGGTACTAATGATAGTAATAAAGAGAAAACTAATAACTTTGCCTTAAACGATATTTTCTTCTTATTCATTTTTACAATCCTCTCCATTTACATACTAGTGAATCAAGCGTAGATTCCCTGCTGCTAAAGCTACTAATTTCAAGAATCCCTTAACCCCTTCTAACTATGACCTTTCCCTAATTCCAGATAGTTTTAAACGCTCAAAAAGGCTATTCTATTTAATATAGAGTAGCCAAAGAATTTATATATTAACTCATAAATTCGGTAACCAGGCGATCATTGTTTAAATTACAGGACTTTTAATAGTCCCCTAAACTTTAGACCCTAGGCTTTGCGTCCTGCCCTTTCGGAACAGTTTGCCCTAATCTTCTATAATTTTAGTTTAAAATCACACCTACTTATAATCTCACTTCGCATAACAAACTTCAAGGTTTTTGATCAATCCTAATTGCTTTAATAGCTCTTTGTAATTTCTTCATGAACACATTTCAAATTCATAGTTTTTGGTAGATCACAGGAAGGTAGTAGCAAAACCGTTACGAACTATTCAAAAAATACCTAAAGTGGTTTGTAGGCGTTTGGAAATGCATTTCTGAAAGTTTCGCTAACTTATGTTGTGGTTTCCATGCTCTTTTTCAATAAATTCATACAAATCCATTTAGTTACTAACTATCGCCTCATAATAATTAGCTTTATATTTTATAAATGGATTCAAAAAGACTTTGACTTTCTTATAAAAAGAATGTAAATTGATATACACGCGAACGATAACTATAAAGTTCAACGTTAATGTTCGCCTTTTGAGTTCTTCGTATAAATTTGGAGATATGGTCCAAAAGTTTCTACCAAACTACCGTGAATAGTTTGACTATGAGGAATAACAAAAACGATATGTTCTTAACACTAGGCAGATCCATTGCTTTTGTTTAGGGCTATTTCTTGTTTTTTGTTTTTCTTTTATGTCAAACCCTGGTTAATTAACCGGGGTTTTCTCTTTTTACTCACATTTATACCGAATTATTTTGAATGGAATCACTTCATAGGAGAGGAAAAAGAACATGGAAAACACAGAACAACATCAATCAATATGGGAAAATATTAAAGAAAATTACCGTTTATACTTAGCTGCATTTGTTATCGTTCTTATTGCAGAACTTATTGGTATGAAAAAGTTCCAAATAGGCTCCGCTTTAATTATTATTTATCCGATGCTTTTTGCAATTGTAATAAGTGTTTTACTTGGCCGTGATATTCTTGGATTTTTTAAAGAGAAAGAGGCAAAAAAGGCGTCTTCTCTTGTTCTTGTAGCCATTACACCATTTATGGCAAAGGTAGGTGTGCTTGCTGGTTCAAACCTTCCAAAGTTAGTAGATGTAGGTCCAGCATTAGCTTTTCAGGAGCTTGGACATATCGGAACCATACTATTTGCCCTACCGATTGCATTAATGCTCGGCATTAAAAGAGAAGCTATCGGTGCAACTAGCTCC is part of the Solibacillus sp. FSL K6-1523 genome and harbors:
- a CDS encoding DUF3100 domain-containing protein, with amino-acid sequence MENTEQHQSIWENIKENYRLYLAAFVIVLIAELIGMKKFQIGSALIIIYPMLFAIVISVLLGRDILGFFKEKEAKKASSLVLVAITPFMAKVGVLAGSNLPKLVDVGPALAFQELGHIGTILFALPIALMLGIKREAIGATSSTCRDKDYGLICHLYGANSPEARGALSIYIIGFLIGTIYIGFLASIVASFDFFHPLALAMACGIGSGVMMAAASGTLAAIYPEYADQIIMLAGASDMLAAVVGIYFTLLISLPITNKLYNWLEPKISPKHTRTPKSNNSMKVGN
- a CDS encoding methyl-accepting chemotaxis protein, with protein sequence MDNGIALYFETIRENVNLLANDRFVVDADSSITSYKDIAGEGSLDMTPSANGDKEKAIFDVFSRFSDSHPNAPYVYMGTSDGGYIQYPEGPVPAGFDPRDRPWYSAGVEEPGKVKLTSAYAATGIEGIIVSNVVSIEKDGKQIGVLGLDVSLDGLTDIIKEVSIGENGYVILAQEDGTILAHPRDPELNFQPISSLNIPSLEFSEEDGIFETKLDGEDYVFNTISSEIDGWKYIAVIEKAEILSTATFIRTMLFVIGGVIAILAVIASIIMSLRITNRINSISDLSLAMSKGDLTQQVTVKVNDEIGDMGRNFNTMSNSLKETMQKIAHESQQLSATSEELAASSIQNQSASNEISESIQLVATGTDEQDAAMKKAVGIINEVFKHVDDVTVSMNNVKDSIQYSTETAKQGSDVVEQTVNQMSEIDKNVSSSAEKISMLNEKSNEVRQISLMIQSISEQTNLLALNAAIEAARAGEHGKGFAVVADEVRKLAEQSSNSALQINEIIQDIGRGIEDSMGLVNESGKAFGEINESILAGTTKITEASIAMENMKNHIAEVVVHIEKVSKTSIEVNNYSQNVAASSEEMSASMEEVSAVSQELARMSNELEMAVQQFKL